From Yersinia hibernica, a single genomic window includes:
- a CDS encoding MFS transporter, which yields MIRKRQEKQSIILSILFFIHGVTYASLVPWIPDLKEKFNLSNYMVGIMVSAIPAGSIIFGLLSKKFINFIGLYWATNITFLLLVIAISTVAFSSSWYEITLLLFLFGIFDSWGDTCINVQALNIQRTYGQSLINRVHGAGSIGTIWGGFIAVMAIGFGFSMEQFNLILLMINLTMFTIYMVLFKKASATSYNYLNIKSHKERKKMLLETKLYIISLIILVFTCNIEETASIWGAIYMKDIYNVSSVISGLPYLACQICMVIGRIFGDYFTNNWGKIQTLKYGILLSISGVALIITINSSFFTILGFSLIGLGISVVFPLTISFIGQLPNINATSGVTFATWMSRIGLLVFPPLIGVLADFTSLRTAFIAILISCILIFFLINILSIKSTRLSS from the coding sequence ATGATAAGAAAAAGACAAGAAAAACAAAGTATCATATTATCGATACTCTTTTTTATTCATGGCGTAACCTATGCAAGCTTGGTTCCCTGGATTCCAGATTTAAAAGAAAAGTTTAATCTCAGCAACTATATGGTTGGAATAATGGTATCGGCTATTCCAGCTGGATCGATAATTTTTGGTTTACTATCGAAAAAGTTTATCAATTTTATAGGGCTGTATTGGGCAACAAATATAACATTTTTATTATTAGTCATTGCAATATCAACCGTTGCATTTTCATCATCATGGTATGAAATAACATTATTACTTTTTCTGTTTGGTATTTTTGATTCTTGGGGCGATACATGCATCAATGTTCAGGCCCTGAATATACAAAGAACATATGGACAGAGTTTAATTAATAGAGTTCATGGTGCCGGGAGTATCGGGACAATATGGGGAGGGTTTATTGCTGTAATGGCAATTGGCTTCGGTTTTTCAATGGAGCAATTCAACCTAATATTATTAATGATAAATTTAACAATGTTCACCATATATATGGTGCTATTTAAAAAAGCATCTGCAACTAGCTATAATTACTTAAATATAAAATCGCATAAAGAACGGAAAAAAATGTTACTAGAAACCAAACTCTACATTATATCTTTAATAATTCTAGTATTTACATGCAATATAGAAGAAACCGCAAGCATCTGGGGAGCAATATATATGAAAGATATTTATAACGTCTCTTCCGTCATTTCTGGCTTGCCTTATCTCGCATGCCAAATATGCATGGTTATTGGGCGTATATTTGGTGATTATTTCACCAACAACTGGGGGAAGATACAGACATTAAAATATGGAATATTATTATCGATATCTGGCGTAGCATTAATAATAACCATTAACTCATCTTTTTTTACAATATTAGGTTTTTCTCTCATTGGTTTAGGCATATCAGTAGTATTCCCATTAACGATATCATTTATTGGTCAATTGCCCAATATAAATGCGACCAGCGGAGTTACTTTTGCCACTTGGATGTCAAGAATTGGTTTACTGGTCTTCCCCCCTTTAATCGGCGTACTAGCAGATTTCACCTCTCTGAGGACTGCTTTTATAGCCATATTAATCAGTTGCATATTAATCTTTTTCTTAATTAATATTCTATCCATAAAATCAACTCGACTAAGCAGTTAA
- a CDS encoding 2OG-Fe dioxygenase family protein, protein MGIKYKIIQFNINEFDVNIKSIKDELSFNKLAWDTNDIKLSQLRFLISKYSAHRKIILQEAQHYLDESLVPENIQALISALSMPDKKTFYAYKPFRKRGISQFIVEYIDNKWEVNHINLPSLTRFTQHADHQLDLRQLIRRFPPMDKTTVHSPTLKILIKKFIEMLCECEPQRGIKKIEVTCHQVSLIIDNTTHSVSNSPEGLHQDGSNYIVSALVIDKYNIEGGVSKLYCAEKDMLIKSHTLECGEGLFHIDKNSTIWHQVTPIKLKDPSIKMGYRNILGFDFNYIS, encoded by the coding sequence ATGGGAATTAAATATAAAATCATTCAGTTCAATATAAATGAATTTGATGTAAATATAAAATCAATTAAAGATGAATTATCATTTAATAAATTAGCTTGGGACACTAATGATATAAAATTATCCCAATTAAGATTCCTCATCAGTAAATATTCTGCACATAGAAAAATAATTCTACAGGAAGCTCAACACTATCTTGATGAAAGTTTGGTTCCCGAAAATATTCAAGCCCTTATATCCGCATTATCCATGCCAGATAAAAAAACTTTTTACGCGTATAAACCTTTTAGAAAAAGGGGTATTAGTCAATTTATTGTTGAATATATTGATAATAAATGGGAAGTTAACCATATTAATCTTCCTTCATTAACTCGCTTTACTCAACATGCTGATCATCAATTAGATTTAAGACAATTAATACGCCGATTTCCACCAATGGATAAAACCACAGTTCATTCTCCGACATTGAAGATACTGATTAAAAAATTCATCGAAATGTTATGTGAATGCGAACCGCAGAGAGGTATAAAAAAAATTGAAGTCACTTGCCATCAAGTATCTTTAATTATCGATAATACAACACACTCAGTTTCTAATTCGCCGGAAGGGTTACATCAGGATGGGAGTAATTATATTGTTTCCGCATTAGTCATTGATAAATATAATATTGAAGGAGGTGTAAGTAAACTCTATTGTGCTGAAAAAGATATGCTCATCAAATCCCATACACTAGAGTGTGGCGAGGGATTATTTCATATCGATAAAAATTCGACGATTTGGCATCAAGTCACACCTATAAAATTAAAGGACCCATCAATAAAAATGGGATATAGAAATATATTAGGATTTGATTTCAATTATATATCGTGA
- a CDS encoding pectinesterase family protein has protein sequence MPIHFLGKTLLSGLMSFAALGAAHAAQYNAVVSTTPQGSEFSSINMALKSAPMDDSPFIIFLKNGVYTERLEVTRNNVTLKGETRDGTVIAANTAAGMLNPQGEKWGTSGSSTVLVNAPNFTAEDLTIRNDFDFPANKKKADSDPTKLKDLQAVALLLAENSDKARFKKVKLQGYQDTLYSKTGSRSYFTDCEISGHIDFIFGSGVMVFDHCDIVARDRSDIEPPYGYITAPSTLTTSPYGLIFINSRLTKEPGVPAKSFALGRPWHPTTTFDDGRYADPAAIGQAVFINTTMDDHIYGWDKMSGKDKQGEKIWFYPQDSRFFEANSKGVGAEMNEGRRQLSAEQLKAFTLPMIFPDWAVD, from the coding sequence ATGCCAATTCATTTTCTGGGTAAAACATTATTGTCAGGATTGATGTCGTTTGCTGCATTGGGGGCTGCGCATGCCGCTCAATATAATGCGGTGGTTTCCACCACTCCTCAGGGGAGCGAATTTTCTTCGATTAATATGGCATTGAAATCAGCACCTATGGATGATTCTCCTTTTATTATCTTCCTCAAGAATGGGGTTTATACCGAGAGACTTGAGGTGACCCGCAATAATGTCACGCTAAAAGGGGAGACCCGTGATGGTACGGTAATCGCTGCCAATACTGCTGCTGGAATGCTCAATCCACAAGGCGAGAAATGGGGGACTTCGGGCAGTAGCACCGTACTGGTTAATGCGCCAAACTTTACAGCGGAAGATCTTACCATTCGAAATGATTTTGATTTTCCGGCCAATAAAAAGAAAGCAGATAGTGACCCTACAAAATTAAAAGATCTCCAAGCGGTGGCATTATTGTTAGCCGAAAATAGTGATAAAGCGCGTTTTAAAAAAGTGAAACTTCAGGGCTACCAAGACACACTTTATAGTAAGACGGGTAGCCGGAGTTATTTCACTGATTGTGAAATCAGTGGTCATATTGATTTTATTTTTGGCTCCGGTGTCATGGTTTTTGATCATTGCGATATTGTTGCGCGTGACCGCAGTGATATTGAGCCGCCATATGGTTATATCACCGCTCCGAGCACCTTAACCACATCACCTTATGGTCTGATATTTATTAACAGCCGGCTGACTAAAGAGCCCGGAGTTCCTGCTAAAAGTTTTGCTTTGGGGCGGCCATGGCACCCGACGACCACTTTTGACGATGGCCGTTATGCTGATCCGGCCGCGATTGGTCAGGCCGTATTTATCAATACGACGATGGATGACCATATTTACGGTTGGGATAAAATGTCAGGTAAAGATAAGCAAGGCGAGAAAATCTGGTTCTATCCGCAAGATTCACGTTTTTTTGAGGCGAATAGCAAAGGAGTAGGGGCCGAAATGAATGAGGGACGTCGCCAGTTATCTGCTGAGCAGCTTAAGGCATTCACATTGCCAATGATATTCCCTGACTGGGCAGTTGATTGA
- the dhaR gene encoding dihydroxyacetone kinase operon transcriptional regulator DhaR has product MNSTEPVTTPALVGSWRRCQKLMQAQQWRVPHRAVGATFQSICQRKNDLLVLGQAALEDAYEYMEARHCVLLILDESGCTLWQCGHPQTMGQLRELGIDCGSYWAEGLIGTNAPALAIAEGHPIQVSGQQHFKQALHPWHFCATPVYDNSGRQRAVIVLGCLLLDNAASDLPLTLAIAREIGNYLHADTLLAETNRHLNELNALLDGVEDGVMAWDQRGCLLYLNRRAAAILQLNETNSLGKPVTDLLTLPALLSQAILHRTPLSHVEVTFENQQQFIPALLTLKPIPDGDRCGFIALLHPQELLRQMLHSQLGRASYTFDDMPVASLEMRRLIRYGKQAAKGRHPILLHGEEGVGKQQLGQAIHNASNRASGPYIVLNCQALPQNLMAREFLGSDASEGESGQPSKFELANGGTLYLEQVEYLSPEMQSALLQIVKTGMVMRVNSNRVIPVDVRIITATGADLPLLVKQGRFRRQLFYTLQSFELHIPPLRQRQQDIPLLVQHTLASLGQHFHCQYQPDESVIRQLCQYPWPGNDQELKSVVERAAMACRNNRINLNDLPEHLLGEKLLLEPDMPQPQPVLSLQELERQAIIRAALVCQGQLNEMAALLGIGRTTLWRKVKLHRLDIHQFKGGESLPI; this is encoded by the coding sequence ATGAACAGCACTGAACCGGTCACCACGCCAGCGCTAGTGGGGTCGTGGCGGCGCTGCCAAAAACTGATGCAAGCCCAGCAATGGCGGGTACCACACCGCGCGGTAGGGGCCACTTTCCAGTCAATTTGTCAGCGGAAAAATGACTTACTGGTGCTCGGCCAGGCGGCATTGGAAGATGCTTATGAATATATGGAGGCGCGCCATTGCGTCCTGTTAATTCTTGATGAAAGTGGCTGCACTTTGTGGCAATGCGGCCATCCGCAGACCATGGGCCAGCTTCGCGAGTTGGGGATTGATTGCGGCAGTTATTGGGCCGAGGGATTGATTGGCACCAATGCCCCGGCACTGGCCATCGCCGAAGGGCACCCGATACAGGTCAGTGGCCAGCAACATTTCAAACAGGCCCTGCATCCGTGGCATTTTTGTGCCACCCCGGTGTATGACAACAGTGGCCGCCAGCGGGCCGTCATTGTTTTGGGCTGTTTGCTACTTGATAACGCCGCCAGTGACCTGCCACTGACATTAGCAATTGCCCGAGAAATTGGTAATTACCTCCACGCCGATACCCTCTTGGCAGAAACTAACCGCCATCTGAATGAACTCAATGCCCTGCTAGATGGGGTTGAAGACGGCGTAATGGCGTGGGATCAGCGGGGTTGTTTGCTGTACCTTAACCGCCGGGCAGCCGCCATTTTGCAACTCAATGAAACGAATAGCCTTGGCAAGCCGGTCACTGATTTACTCACCCTCCCGGCCTTGCTGAGCCAGGCTATTTTGCACCGAACTCCGCTCAGCCATGTGGAGGTGACCTTCGAGAATCAGCAACAATTTATTCCTGCCTTGCTGACCCTCAAACCCATTCCCGATGGTGACCGCTGCGGTTTTATTGCACTGCTGCATCCGCAAGAATTACTGAGGCAAATGCTTCATAGCCAATTAGGGCGAGCCAGTTATACATTTGATGATATGCCGGTCGCATCACTGGAAATGCGGCGCTTAATTCGTTACGGCAAACAGGCCGCTAAAGGCCGCCACCCCATTTTACTGCATGGCGAAGAAGGGGTGGGTAAGCAGCAATTAGGGCAAGCCATTCACAATGCCAGTAATCGCGCATCCGGCCCTTACATCGTATTGAATTGTCAGGCATTACCACAAAATCTGATGGCGCGGGAGTTCCTTGGCAGTGATGCCAGTGAAGGTGAATCAGGGCAGCCGAGCAAGTTTGAGTTAGCCAACGGCGGCACTTTATATCTGGAACAAGTCGAATATTTGTCGCCAGAAATGCAATCAGCGCTGCTACAAATTGTTAAAACCGGCATGGTGATGCGGGTGAACTCCAATCGAGTCATTCCGGTCGATGTTCGGATAATTACGGCCACCGGCGCTGACCTGCCCTTGCTTGTCAAACAAGGCCGCTTTCGGCGTCAACTGTTCTATACCCTGCAATCTTTTGAGCTCCATATCCCCCCTTTGCGCCAACGTCAGCAAGATATCCCACTCCTGGTTCAGCACACGCTAGCCAGTCTGGGGCAGCATTTTCACTGCCAATATCAGCCGGACGAAAGTGTCATTCGCCAGCTATGCCAATATCCTTGGCCCGGAAATGATCAGGAACTGAAAAGTGTGGTGGAAAGGGCCGCCATGGCCTGTCGCAACAACCGAATAAATCTCAATGACTTACCCGAGCATCTGCTCGGCGAAAAATTGCTATTGGAGCCGGATATGCCCCAACCCCAGCCGGTCTTATCACTGCAAGAATTAGAAAGACAGGCTATTATCCGCGCCGCGTTAGTATGCCAAGGTCAATTGAATGAAATGGCGGCCTTATTGGGGATCGGCCGCACCACATTATGGCGAAAAGTGAAACTCCATCGGCTGGATATCCACCAATTTAAGGGGGGCGAATCGCTGCCGATTTAA
- a CDS encoding substrate-binding domain-containing protein: protein MKNNKRITINDIAKLAGVSKSTASLVLNGRSKEYRVSDETRDRIIALAGEHNYQPSFHARALRSPRSHTIGLVVPEMTNYGFALISRELEMLCREAGLQLLIACTDENPSQEIMAVNSLVQRQVDGLIVASSQLNDGEYQKINGRLPVVQMDRLMGESELPLVITDSLSSTTTLVENVARQHPQEFYFLGGQPRISPTRDRLAGFQQGLKQAGIECRPEWILNGHYLPSSGYEMIAQLCAQLGRPPKAVFTAACGLLEGVLRYLNQHQLMGSDIHLCSFDDHYLFDCLPLKIDSIAQDCQGLARHSFEMITALIAETPLAQNKLILPGQIHWRHPGSKALNEQH, encoded by the coding sequence GTGAAAAACAATAAACGCATTACCATCAACGATATTGCCAAACTGGCTGGGGTGTCGAAGTCGACCGCCAGTCTGGTGCTCAATGGACGTAGCAAGGAATATCGTGTTTCGGACGAAACGCGGGATCGCATTATTGCTCTGGCCGGCGAACATAACTACCAGCCAAGTTTTCACGCCCGCGCTCTGCGCTCACCGCGCAGCCACACCATCGGGTTGGTGGTGCCAGAGATGACTAACTACGGCTTTGCGCTTATTTCGCGTGAGCTGGAAATGTTGTGTCGTGAAGCAGGATTACAGCTGCTTATCGCCTGTACCGACGAAAACCCTAGCCAAGAAATAATGGCCGTCAACAGCTTGGTACAGCGCCAAGTTGATGGCCTGATTGTGGCCTCCAGCCAACTCAATGACGGCGAATATCAAAAAATTAATGGCCGCCTGCCGGTGGTGCAGATGGACCGCTTGATGGGTGAGTCAGAGCTGCCGTTGGTTATCACCGACTCTCTCTCCTCTACCACGACATTGGTCGAAAACGTGGCGCGCCAACATCCGCAAGAGTTTTACTTTCTCGGCGGCCAGCCGCGGATCTCGCCGACCAGAGACCGTTTAGCCGGCTTCCAGCAAGGGCTGAAACAAGCAGGTATCGAATGCCGCCCGGAATGGATCCTCAACGGCCATTATTTACCCAGCTCCGGCTATGAAATGATTGCCCAGTTGTGCGCCCAATTGGGCCGCCCGCCCAAAGCGGTATTTACCGCGGCCTGTGGCCTGCTGGAGGGGGTGCTGCGCTATCTTAATCAGCATCAGTTAATGGGCAGTGATATTCATCTTTGCAGCTTTGATGACCACTATCTGTTTGATTGTTTGCCATTAAAAATAGATAGCATCGCCCAGGATTGCCAAGGGCTGGCTCGCCATAGTTTCGAGATGATAACCGCCCTGATTGCTGAAACACCTTTGGCACAAAATAAGCTCATTCTGCCGGGCCAAATCCATTGGCGGCATCCGGGTTCCAAGGCGCTCAATGAACAGCACTGA
- a CDS encoding GGDEF domain-containing protein — protein MQSELNMNSHSYDQLLKSKHRLSLLLFLFLNASSAIFSMILPSPETPAMTLPIIMITVISLSAAAYLIFISKNYADKLNLFSIIMGALWAWQIILKFEYLGTNENNYLLLSLFTIFFIGTIALSDNFLAFCLHTAPSALTVIFLDDFQNIFRIIFTIMLPLIGFSLHHLMLRRSDNFTRKLVARLYNEREKFSDLSMIDPLTSLYNRRGLENKLETLLAQSPGNHYVLLLDIDHFKAYNDNYGHTMGDQALVRVAAAIRDAVRSRDIVVRYGGEEFLVLLTHVSEEYATQLAERVRQRVLSLDIPHFFNHKVSTTVTLSAGISPLQSYDLASSLKAADDALYRAKKDGRNKVAFAEENLSKVESSL, from the coding sequence ATGCAGAGTGAATTGAACATGAATAGCCATTCCTACGATCAGCTTCTGAAAAGTAAGCATCGGCTCTCTTTACTGCTTTTTCTATTTCTTAATGCGTCGTCAGCTATTTTTAGTATGATATTACCCTCCCCTGAAACACCCGCCATGACATTACCTATCATTATGATCACGGTTATCAGTCTAAGCGCAGCTGCATATTTGATTTTCATTTCGAAGAATTATGCCGATAAATTGAATTTATTTTCAATTATCATGGGCGCACTTTGGGCCTGGCAAATCATTCTCAAATTTGAGTATCTGGGAACAAATGAAAATAACTACTTATTACTCAGTCTGTTTACGATTTTCTTTATTGGCACCATTGCCCTATCGGATAACTTTCTCGCTTTTTGTTTGCATACCGCCCCTTCGGCATTGACTGTTATTTTTTTGGATGACTTCCAAAATATTTTCCGCATCATCTTCACGATTATGCTGCCCCTGATTGGCTTCTCTTTGCATCATTTGATGTTACGCCGCAGTGATAACTTCACTCGTAAGCTTGTTGCACGTCTTTATAATGAAAGAGAAAAATTCAGTGATTTAAGTATGATAGACCCACTCACCAGTTTATATAACCGCCGTGGGTTAGAGAATAAACTGGAGACATTACTCGCTCAATCCCCCGGTAATCATTATGTGTTACTACTGGATATCGACCATTTTAAGGCCTATAACGATAACTACGGCCATACCATGGGAGACCAGGCATTAGTGCGAGTGGCGGCAGCAATTCGCGATGCTGTCCGTTCGCGTGATATCGTGGTGCGCTATGGTGGTGAAGAGTTTTTAGTGTTGTTGACACATGTGAGCGAAGAGTATGCCACCCAGTTAGCTGAACGGGTAAGACAGCGAGTTTTAAGCCTTGATATTCCACATTTTTTCAATCATAAAGTGTCCACAACCGTCACACTCAGCGCCGGGATATCCCCCTTGCAATCCTATGATCTGGCCTCCTCACTTAAAGCTGCGGATGATGCACTTTATCGAGCTAAAAAAGATGGGCGCAATAAGGTCGCATTTGCTGAAGAAAATTTATCAAAGGTTGAATCATCCCTCTGA
- a CDS encoding DUF1435 family protein, producing the protein MITARLSAYRSWGISALLSRGMSSGWGMLLPVALLVVLDWADITVDQLRVLIMVAMLATVSMLYHVRLRHFLLLPSCLALLAGIAAILMHNGIH; encoded by the coding sequence ATGATTACAGCCAGATTATCAGCTTACCGTTCATGGGGGATAAGTGCTTTATTGAGTCGTGGGATGTCCAGTGGCTGGGGGATGTTACTGCCGGTTGCTTTGCTCGTGGTATTGGATTGGGCTGATATCACAGTGGATCAGTTACGAGTGCTGATTATGGTCGCAATGCTGGCCACGGTGAGTATGCTCTATCATGTAAGGTTGCGCCACTTCCTGCTACTGCCATCTTGTCTGGCACTTTTAGCCGGTATAGCCGCGATATTGATGCACAATGGTATCCATTGA
- a CDS encoding LysR family transcriptional regulator, producing MDQIQAMRIFVRIVELGSFSRAAEKLQLPRATVSHTLKRLEQRLGVRLLVRTTRQVNITAEGTLYYQRCLQLLSAFEEVDSLFSHQRLQPEGKVRIDMPHSLARNVVIPALSDFYQRYPHITLILGANDSTIDLLREGVDCVLRAWLPHDEQLAVRNIGQQPQITCASPAYLAKYGVPMSLDDLAGHQAVGYFSQLTHRNYPLEFVCQGKIENRVVPSILSVSGADAYIAAGVAGLGLIQAPTAGIQGQLAQGELIEVLSQMPPPVMPLFIMFPPGRFLAPRVRVLIDWLIELFAHYPPKSSHIKN from the coding sequence ATGGACCAGATTCAAGCTATGCGGATATTCGTGCGTATTGTTGAATTGGGCAGTTTCAGCCGCGCCGCAGAAAAACTGCAATTACCGCGCGCGACGGTCAGCCACACACTAAAACGGCTTGAACAGCGGTTAGGAGTCCGTTTGCTGGTGCGCACCACCCGTCAGGTGAATATCACCGCCGAGGGCACCCTCTATTACCAGCGCTGCTTGCAATTATTGTCGGCATTTGAAGAGGTGGATTCGCTGTTCAGTCACCAGCGGCTACAACCGGAGGGGAAAGTGCGCATTGATATGCCCCATTCACTGGCGCGCAATGTGGTTATCCCGGCACTGAGTGATTTTTATCAGCGCTATCCGCATATCACACTGATTCTCGGGGCCAATGACAGCACCATTGATTTGCTACGCGAAGGTGTGGATTGTGTGTTGCGCGCTTGGCTGCCCCATGATGAGCAATTGGCCGTGCGAAATATTGGCCAGCAGCCACAAATAACCTGTGCATCCCCCGCTTATTTGGCCAAATATGGTGTTCCAATGTCACTGGATGACTTAGCGGGCCATCAGGCCGTGGGCTATTTCTCCCAGTTAACTCACCGCAACTATCCGCTCGAGTTTGTTTGTCAGGGGAAAATTGAAAATCGCGTGGTGCCCAGCATATTGAGTGTCAGCGGTGCAGATGCTTATATCGCGGCTGGGGTTGCCGGTTTAGGACTAATTCAAGCGCCAACGGCAGGAATTCAGGGGCAATTAGCACAAGGTGAACTGATTGAAGTGTTATCTCAGATGCCGCCACCTGTAATGCCGCTGTTTATCATGTTCCCGCCGGGGCGCTTTTTGGCCCCCAGAGTTAGGGTGTTAATTGATTGGCTAATTGAGCTATTCGCCCATTATCCGCCGAAATCCAGCCACATTAAAAATTAA
- a CDS encoding aldo/keto reductase encodes MQQRQLGLNGPRVSALGLGCMGMSDFYSTHQDANESIATLHRALELGVTLLDTADMYGPLTNEELVGRAIKGKRERVFLATKFGIVRDPTDPTVRGVSSRPDYIRQSVDGSLKRLGVDVIDLYYQHRGDPTVPVEDVIGTLADLVTAGKIRYIGLSEVSASTLEKAHQVHPITAVQSEYSLWTRDVETSILATCERLGVGFVAYSPLGRGFLTGAIRSPNDLAADDFRRNNPRFQGDNFTLNLTLADTVIKMAQDKGVRPSQLALAWVLAQKSFIVPIPGTKRRTYLEENLAALDVVLSAQELAALDAVFPFHAAAGERYGAEGMVYLNA; translated from the coding sequence ATGCAACAACGTCAATTAGGGCTAAATGGCCCACGAGTTTCTGCTTTGGGTCTTGGCTGCATGGGAATGAGTGATTTCTACTCCACCCATCAGGATGCCAATGAGTCCATTGCTACCCTGCATCGGGCACTGGAACTGGGTGTCACTCTGCTGGATACCGCTGATATGTATGGCCCATTGACCAATGAGGAGTTAGTGGGGCGGGCGATTAAGGGCAAACGCGAAAGGGTCTTTTTAGCCACCAAGTTTGGTATTGTTCGTGATCCGACTGACCCCACGGTTCGCGGTGTGAGCAGCCGCCCTGACTATATTCGCCAGTCCGTTGACGGCAGCTTGAAGCGCTTAGGTGTTGATGTCATTGATCTTTACTACCAGCACCGAGGTGATCCGACGGTGCCGGTTGAAGATGTCATTGGGACGTTGGCGGATTTGGTCACTGCCGGAAAAATCCGCTATATCGGCCTGAGTGAAGTCTCAGCATCCACATTGGAAAAGGCCCATCAGGTTCATCCGATTACTGCGGTTCAGAGTGAATACTCACTATGGACGCGGGATGTGGAAACATCCATCTTGGCGACTTGTGAACGATTAGGTGTTGGGTTTGTGGCCTATAGCCCCTTGGGGCGGGGTTTTCTGACGGGAGCAATACGTAGCCCAAATGATTTGGCCGCTGATGATTTCCGTCGTAATAATCCTCGCTTCCAAGGCGATAATTTTACTTTGAACCTGACTCTGGCCGACACCGTGATAAAAATGGCGCAAGATAAAGGGGTTAGGCCGTCACAATTAGCGTTGGCGTGGGTGTTGGCGCAGAAAAGTTTCATTGTGCCCATTCCTGGCACTAAGCGCCGAACTTATCTGGAAGAGAACTTGGCGGCATTGGATGTGGTGCTCAGTGCGCAAGAGTTGGCAGCGCTTGATGCAGTATTCCCCTTCCATGCCGCAGCAGGTGAGCGCTACGGCGCGGAAGGGATGGTCTATCTGAATGCTTAA
- the rsmC gene encoding 16S rRNA (guanine(1207)-N(2))-methyltransferase RsmC: MSALTPASEVILRHSDEFLARHVLFAGDLQDALPAQFDAAGVRVHTNQYHHWQLLSNTLEENVQFGLVATPETVAGYDTLVYYWPKSKQEAQFQLANLLSLLPVGCDVFVVGENRSGVRSAEDILSEFVQLSKIDSARRCGLYHGRLDKQPVFDVDAWWESYQIGNVAVKTLPGVFSRDSLDSGSHLLLSTFSEPFKGSVLDVGCGAGVLAVVLAQQSPKIKWTLSDVSAAAIAASRATLAANNIDAQVIASNVYSDIKGRFEMIISNPPFHDGIQTSLTAAEMLIRGATAHLHVGGKLRIVANSFLPYPALLDAAFGSHEVLAQNGRFKVYQATVGRPPRDPKKKR, translated from the coding sequence ATGTCTGCATTAACCCCAGCCAGTGAAGTGATACTGCGCCATAGTGATGAATTTCTAGCCCGCCACGTGTTGTTTGCCGGTGATTTACAAGATGCGCTGCCAGCGCAATTTGATGCCGCCGGGGTTCGGGTTCACACCAATCAATATCACCACTGGCAATTACTGAGCAATACGCTGGAAGAGAATGTGCAATTCGGTCTGGTGGCAACGCCTGAGACAGTAGCTGGCTACGATACGCTGGTTTATTACTGGCCCAAAAGCAAGCAGGAAGCCCAGTTCCAACTGGCGAATTTGCTGTCATTACTGCCCGTCGGCTGCGATGTTTTCGTGGTTGGCGAGAATCGCAGTGGTGTGCGCAGCGCGGAAGACATTCTGTCTGAATTTGTACAATTGAGCAAAATTGATAGCGCCCGCCGCTGCGGCCTCTACCATGGCCGGTTAGATAAACAGCCAGTGTTTGATGTCGATGCCTGGTGGGAAAGTTATCAGATTGGCAATGTGGCAGTAAAAACCTTACCGGGCGTATTCAGCCGTGACTCACTGGATTCAGGTAGCCATTTGCTGCTTTCTACTTTCAGCGAGCCGTTTAAAGGCAGTGTGTTAGATGTCGGGTGTGGCGCTGGTGTGCTGGCTGTGGTATTGGCGCAACAATCGCCAAAAATCAAATGGACGTTGAGTGATGTGAGCGCCGCAGCAATTGCAGCCAGCCGAGCAACATTGGCGGCAAATAATATTGATGCACAAGTGATTGCCAGCAATGTCTACTCTGACATTAAAGGCCGCTTTGAGATGATTATTTCAAACCCGCCTTTCCATGATGGGATCCAAACCAGCCTGACTGCGGCAGAGATGCTGATCCGCGGCGCAACTGCGCACCTGCATGTGGGCGGTAAATTGCGTATCGTGGCGAACTCCTTCTTACCTTACCCTGCACTGCTGGATGCTGCATTTGGCAGCCATGAAGTGCTGGCACAGAATGGCCGTTTTAAGGTGTATCAGGCAACTGTCGGGCGTCCGCCACGAGATCCTAAGAAAAAACGTTAA